AAATCCAGAGGAGCCATGAAGGAATGGGCGATGAAAACCGGAATCAGCCTGCCACGTCGGATCCTGGTGGTCGAGGATGATGAGGATATGCGGGAGAATCTCCGGCGCATCCTCCTCGGCGCCGGATACGAAGTCTCCCTGGCCGAGGACGGACCGCAGGCCATTACCGTACTCCGCACGCAGCCGTGTCATCTGGTCCTTACCGACTTGGTCATGCCGGGGATGAATGGCCTCGAGCTCTTGAAGGAGATCCGGCAGGAGGACCAGAATCTCCCGGTGGTCTTTCTCTCGGCCTTCGGGGACCGGGCCACGTATGCCAAGGCCACGGAGCTTGGGGCCGTAGACTTTGTCACAAAGCCCTTCCGTGCTGGCTCCCTCTTGGGGCTTATTCAAAGAACGCTCGGGAGCCAATCAACGAAATAAGCTCGTGAGATAAGGATGTAGCACCCCTGAAGAGGGCAATGAAGTGGCCGAGACGACGGATGTGATCATCGTTGGCGCAGGGGTGGTGGGTTGCTCCGTCGCCTACCACTTGGCCCAGAAGGGGGTGAAGCGGGTTGTTGTCCTCGATCGAGGCGACATCGGCGGCGAGGCTTCAGGGGCGGCGGCTGGGATGCTGGCCCCGCAGTGTGAGGCGGGTGGACCCGGCCCCTTTCTCGACTTCTGCCTTGCGGCGCGCCAGTACTACGAGCGCCTGGCACCGATGCTGAAGGACCTCGTCCATGTCGATATTGAGTATCTCAGCTGGGGTATTCTTTACCTCCTCGACGAGGAGGGGGACGAGGCAGCAGAGGGGCGATATCGCTGGCAGAAAGAGCTTGGGCTGGCCGTGGAACGGCTGACGCCTGAAGAGGTCGGTAAACTGGAGCCAGGGCTCACCAAAGAGATCGCGGGGGCCCTCTTCTTCCCCGGTGATCATCACGTGAACAACACCGAACTCACTCGGGCGCTGGCCCAGGCGGCCCGGACCCTCGGGGTCGGCATCCTGGAAGGCAGTCCCGTCACGGGATTCCTGTACGAAGGGGACAGAGTTGCCG
This is a stretch of genomic DNA from Candidatus Methylomirabilota bacterium. It encodes these proteins:
- a CDS encoding response regulator, which gives rise to MKTGISLPRRILVVEDDEDMRENLRRILLGAGYEVSLAEDGPQAITVLRTQPCHLVLTDLVMPGMNGLELLKEIRQEDQNLPVVFLSAFGDRATYAKATELGAVDFVTKPFRAGSLLGLIQRTLGSQSTK
- the thiO gene encoding glycine oxidase ThiO, with product MAETTDVIIVGAGVVGCSVAYHLAQKGVKRVVVLDRGDIGGEASGAAAGMLAPQCEAGGPGPFLDFCLAARQYYERLAPMLKDLVHVDIEYLSWGILYLLDEEGDEAAEGRYRWQKELGLAVERLTPEEVGKLEPGLTKEIAGALFFPGDHHVNNTELTRALAQAARTLGVGILEGSPVTGFLYEGDRVAGVRTPQEIYTAGQVVLCTGAWSGQIGALLGRRIPVEPARGQILYAELAEPPLRHPVWGRGGYLVPRLNGGLVVGSNVEYVGFEKNVTLSGIHGFSSLVLALLPGLAEQPFTRAWAGFRPHSKDGLPIIGPLQDLAGLYIATGHFRNGILLGPLTGRLLAEMILGEPPSFSLDAFSPGRFGL